Proteins found in one Seonamhaeicola sp. S2-3 genomic segment:
- a CDS encoding DUF2279 domain-containing protein, whose protein sequence is MKWLSFIYLFLAVFASTVSFSQSKLDTFLTPSDTLNKSRRNLVVISETALASMSLIGLNQLWYSDYDRSKFHTLNDNNEWLQMDKMGHVFTSYQLGRVGANVLDWSGVCKKDQLLYGATLGFGFLTAVEVLDGFSKEWGFSWGDVLANATGTGLYISQELLWNEQRIDVKYSFHQTKYASQNPEKLGEGLLEEVLKDYNGQTYWLSVNLHSFLKETKIPKWLNVAVGYGAEGMLKGIEDIDNQLLTSYNRKRQFYLSFDVNLKKIKTNSPLLRSVFSIFSMIKMPFPTLEISNKKCVFHLFYY, encoded by the coding sequence GTGAAATGGCTTAGTTTTATATATCTTTTTTTAGCTGTTTTTGCATCAACAGTATCATTTTCTCAATCTAAATTAGATACTTTTTTAACACCAAGTGACACTTTAAACAAGTCTAGACGCAATTTAGTTGTTATTTCTGAAACTGCTTTAGCGTCAATGTCATTAATAGGATTAAACCAATTGTGGTATTCAGACTATGACCGTTCTAAGTTTCATACGCTAAATGATAATAATGAGTGGTTGCAGATGGATAAAATGGGGCATGTATTTACTTCTTATCAATTAGGAAGAGTAGGAGCCAATGTATTAGATTGGAGTGGTGTTTGTAAAAAAGATCAATTATTATATGGTGCCACATTAGGGTTTGGGTTTTTAACTGCTGTAGAAGTGTTAGATGGTTTCTCTAAAGAATGGGGATTTTCTTGGGGCGATGTTTTAGCTAATGCAACGGGAACAGGACTCTATATTAGTCAAGAATTACTATGGAATGAACAGCGAATTGACGTTAAGTACTCATTTCACCAAACAAAATACGCGTCTCAAAACCCCGAAAAGTTAGGAGAAGGCCTTTTAGAAGAAGTTTTAAAAGATTATAACGGACAAACGTATTGGCTAAGCGTTAACCTTCATTCTTTTTTAAAAGAAACAAAAATCCCTAAGTGGCTAAATGTTGCCGTAGGCTATGGAGCCGAAGGTATGCTTAAAGGAATAGAAGATATTGACAATCAGTTGTTAACAAGTTATAATAGAAAACGTCAATTCTATTTAAGTTTTGATGTAAATTTGAAAAAAATTAAAACAAATTCTCCCCTGTTAAGATCTGTTTTTAGCATTTTTAGTATGATAAAAATGCCCTTTCCTACCTTAGAAATAAGTAACAAAAAGTGTGTTTTTCATCTATTCTACTATTAA
- the mltG gene encoding endolytic transglycosylase MltG codes for MYIKKILWAIALIGLAVAAYLAYYIYSAMMVPNTAFNNDEAYIYVKSTDTYQDVRKQLKPLLKNINKFDALAKQKKYISNVKAGKFVIKKGMSNNDIINSIRSKNVPVKVSFNNQNSLEKLAGRIALQIEADSVSLLNAMKDETFYAKNNFKNETALGMYLPNSYEFFWNTSAEAFRDRMLKEYNRFWNQSRLNKAKALGLSQDEVMTLASIVYEESKQPSEQPRIAGVYINRLKIGMPLQADPTLKFAAYQLPKYKNTVIKRVLNVHKEIESPYNTYKNAGLPPGLIAMPDISAIDAVLNYEKHKYLYFAADAKRIGYHKFAKTLAQHNVNARAYQRYLSSQGINK; via the coding sequence ATGTACATTAAAAAAATTCTTTGGGCTATTGCTTTAATTGGGCTAGCGGTTGCAGCTTATTTGGCATACTATATTTATTCTGCAATGATGGTGCCCAATACGGCTTTTAATAATGATGAAGCTTATATTTATGTAAAATCTACCGATACCTATCAAGATGTTAGAAAACAATTAAAACCCTTACTAAAAAACATCAATAAGTTTGATGCCTTAGCTAAACAAAAAAAATATATAAGTAATGTAAAAGCTGGTAAGTTTGTTATAAAAAAAGGCATGAGTAATAATGATATTATTAACTCTATAAGAAGTAAAAACGTTCCTGTAAAAGTGTCTTTTAATAACCAGAACTCATTAGAAAAACTTGCTGGTAGAATAGCATTGCAAATAGAAGCAGATAGTGTTTCGCTATTAAATGCCATGAAAGACGAAACATTTTACGCTAAAAATAATTTTAAAAACGAAACGGCTTTAGGTATGTATTTACCTAATAGTTATGAATTTTTCTGGAATACGTCTGCAGAAGCTTTTAGAGACCGCATGCTAAAAGAGTATAATCGTTTTTGGAATCAATCGCGATTAAATAAGGCAAAAGCACTTGGGTTATCTCAAGATGAAGTAATGACATTGGCATCTATTGTTTATGAGGAATCTAAGCAGCCTTCTGAACAGCCAAGAATTGCAGGTGTTTACATAAATAGGTTAAAAATTGGTATGCCACTACAAGCAGACCCAACCCTTAAATTTGCCGCGTATCAATTACCAAAATATAAAAATACGGTTATTAAGCGTGTGCTAAATGTTCATAAAGAAATAGAGTCACCATACAATACCTATAAAAATGCTGGTTTGCCACCAGGACTTATAGCAATGCCAGATATATCTGCTATTGATGCTGTTTTAAATTACGAAAAGCACAAGTATCTATATTTTGCAGCAGATGCTAAACGTATTGGTTACCATAAATTTGCTAAAACGTTGGCGCAACATAATGTAAATGCTAGAGCATATCAACGGTATTTATCTTCACAAGGAATTAATAAATAG
- a CDS encoding GNAT family N-acetyltransferase, with the protein MITLKGKNIYLRALEPEDLEFVHAVENDESIWEVSNTQTPFSKFIIKQYLENAHKDIYEVKQLRLVISNYNDAPLGMIDIFDFDFKNSRAGIGILIKDTEARGKGYGSEALKLLVSYCFTHLGLHQLYCNISEENEVSIKLFKNEGFKQVGLKKDWNYVNNSYKNEYLFQLINN; encoded by the coding sequence ATGATTACGTTAAAAGGAAAAAATATTTACCTACGTGCTTTAGAGCCAGAAGATTTAGAGTTTGTTCATGCGGTTGAAAATGACGAATCTATATGGGAGGTTAGCAATACTCAAACACCATTTTCAAAATTTATAATAAAACAATATTTAGAAAACGCACATAAAGATATTTATGAGGTGAAACAACTTAGGTTGGTAATTTCAAATTATAATGATGCGCCTTTAGGAATGATTGATATTTTTGATTTCGATTTTAAAAACAGTAGAGCCGGAATAGGTATTTTAATAAAAGATACCGAGGCTAGAGGAAAAGGGTATGGTTCTGAAGCTTTAAAACTACTAGTTTCTTATTGTTTTACACATTTAGGGTTGCACCAATTGTATTGCAACATTTCAGAAGAGAATGAAGTTAGCATAAAGCTTTTTAAAAATGAAGGCTTTAAACAAGTAGGGCTTAAAAAAGACTGGAACTACGTTAATAATTCATATAAAAACGAATATTTATTTCAGCTTATAAATAATTAA
- the dapF gene encoding diaminopimelate epimerase: MQQEFYKYQGTGNDFVMIDNRQQKFDKNNTKRVAFLCDRRFGIGADGLILLENHDEYDFKMVYYNSDGNESTMCGNGGRCLVAFARDLGIIKNKATFEAIDGLHHAYIDDDIVKLQMQDVDEVNKYDSHVFLDTGSPHHVQFEDHIDTFNIKEKGAKIRYGAPYNDVGTNVNFVKKISDDTFLVRTYERGVEDETLSCGTGVTAVAIAMNATKQTKDNTITLKVQGGELKVTFDVVNRAYKNVWLIGPAKLVFKGTV, from the coding sequence ATGCAACAAGAATTTTATAAATATCAAGGAACAGGAAACGATTTTGTGATGATTGATAATCGTCAACAAAAATTCGACAAAAATAATACCAAACGTGTTGCTTTCTTATGCGACAGACGTTTTGGCATAGGTGCAGATGGTCTTATTTTACTAGAAAACCATGATGAGTACGATTTTAAAATGGTTTATTACAATTCTGACGGAAACGAAAGTACCATGTGTGGTAATGGAGGGCGTTGTTTAGTGGCGTTTGCTAGAGATTTAGGAATTATAAAAAACAAAGCTACTTTTGAAGCTATTGATGGTTTACATCATGCCTACATTGATGATGATATTGTAAAGTTACAAATGCAAGATGTTGATGAGGTTAATAAATATGACAGTCATGTGTTTTTAGATACCGGTTCGCCACATCATGTGCAGTTTGAAGACCATATAGATACTTTTAATATTAAAGAAAAAGGAGCCAAAATTCGCTATGGAGCGCCCTATAATGATGTTGGTACTAATGTAAATTTTGTTAAGAAGATATCAGATGATACGTTTTTGGTTAGAACCTATGAACGCGGTGTTGAAGATGAAACATTATCGTGCGGTACTGGAGTAACTGCTGTAGCAATAGCTATGAATGCAACAAAACAAACAAAAGATAACACCATAACGTTAAAAGTGCAAGGAGGTGAACTAAAAGTTACTTTTGATGTTGTAAATAGAGCTTATAAAAACGTATGGCTTATTGGTCCTGCAAAATTAGTGTTTAAAGGAACTGTATGA
- a CDS encoding Do family serine endopeptidase yields MKKILSLVLISALGGVLTLGGYKLFLEEENTVVVDNNTQTTPTFLPTSNINTLYNTTEAPDFVEAAENTVHAVVHVKNLSMSSGQMTFEDFFFGRSSQRPQVGTGSGVIVNADGYIITNNHVIKNAQELSVTLNNNKTYEAELVGADSKTDIALLKIDADEDLPFVTFGDSDNAKVGEWVLAVGNPFNLTSTVTAGIISAKARDLSGNSSQSFIQTDAAVNPGNSGGALVNTNGELIGINTAITSQTGSYIGYSFAVPSNIARKVIEDIMEYGNVQNGILGIRGGTLNSKASEELGVNDTEGVYIAEVVEDSGADRAGLKEGDIIKKINNIKISKFSDLTGQISSKRPNDVVNVTYSRDGKLYTTPVTLLKNETYTMPLVGEVKNAKEKDLKKLKAEHGVKIIKLDDKYADYWKNNGVEEGSIITSINGVKVNSVDDVQNALKNKSEYESLRIELINSRGEKERFNFR; encoded by the coding sequence ATGAAGAAGATTTTATCGTTAGTACTGATTTCGGCCTTAGGTGGTGTTTTAACACTAGGAGGATATAAATTATTTTTAGAAGAGGAAAACACGGTAGTTGTAGATAATAATACACAAACAACCCCTACGTTTTTACCAACAAGTAATATAAACACCTTATATAACACTACCGAAGCACCAGATTTTGTTGAAGCTGCAGAAAACACAGTTCATGCAGTAGTACATGTAAAAAACTTATCTATGAGTTCTGGACAAATGACTTTTGAAGATTTCTTTTTTGGAAGAAGTTCTCAGCGTCCGCAAGTAGGCACAGGTTCTGGAGTTATTGTTAATGCAGATGGGTATATTATTACTAATAACCATGTTATTAAAAATGCCCAAGAATTATCAGTTACCTTAAATAACAACAAAACTTATGAAGCTGAATTAGTTGGAGCAGATTCTAAAACAGATATTGCGCTTTTAAAAATTGATGCCGACGAAGATTTGCCTTTTGTTACTTTTGGAGATTCTGATAATGCCAAAGTAGGCGAATGGGTTTTAGCTGTTGGTAATCCGTTTAATTTAACCTCAACAGTTACCGCTGGAATTATTAGCGCAAAGGCTAGAGATCTATCTGGCAACAGTTCACAATCTTTCATTCAAACCGATGCCGCTGTAAACCCCGGTAATTCTGGTGGTGCTCTTGTTAATACTAATGGTGAACTTATTGGTATTAATACAGCTATAACATCTCAAACAGGATCATACATTGGATACTCCTTTGCTGTTCCTAGCAATATTGCTAGAAAAGTAATTGAAGACATTATGGAGTATGGTAATGTTCAAAACGGTATTTTAGGAATTAGAGGCGGTACACTTAATAGTAAAGCTTCTGAAGAATTAGGCGTTAATGATACTGAAGGTGTTTATATAGCAGAAGTTGTTGAAGATTCTGGAGCTGATAGAGCTGGTTTAAAAGAAGGTGATATTATTAAGAAAATAAATAATATTAAAATTTCTAAATTTTCAGATTTAACAGGTCAAATAAGCTCTAAAAGGCCAAATGATGTTGTTAATGTAACCTACTCTAGAGACGGAAAATTATACACCACACCTGTTACTTTGCTAAAAAATGAAACTTATACCATGCCTTTGGTTGGAGAAGTTAAAAATGCAAAAGAAAAAGATTTGAAAAAACTTAAGGCAGAACATGGTGTAAAAATTATTAAACTAGATGATAAATACGCCGATTATTGGAAAAATAACGGTGTAGAAGAAGGAAGCATTATAACATCAATTAACGGAGTAAAAGTAAATTCTGTTGATGATGTTCAAAATGCACTAAAAAACAAATCAGAATACGAATCGTTGAGAATAGAACTAATTAATTCTCGTGGAGAAAAAGAACGATTCAATTTTAGATAA
- a CDS encoding glyceraldehyde-3-phosphate dehydrogenase has translation MNFNKTYEKELAFQADRRRATVEFIKTVNDLWYDKSIELVLFRNQLIDRTVSQILNLHEYAGKFVQKPISIFDSVEIARAIKTLDIPPAKLDIGKLTYEFHLDENKHANATAFVARKLKDANKSNGIEPKDVVLYGFGRIGRLVARELMARTGKGSQLRLRAIVTRGEINETILEKRAALLRNDSVHGDFPGTVLVDTKNSALIINGTTVKIISSNAPEDIDYTKFDIKKALVIDNTGAFRDKQSLSRHLKAKGIDKVLLTAPGKEIPNIVHGVNHNEYNPDKTKIFSAASCTTNAITPVLKAIEDSFGIKSGHLETIHAYTNDQNLVDNFHKKYRRGRAAALNMVITETGAGNAVAKALPSLKGKLTSNAIRVPVPNGSLAILNLELEKKTSLNGINTVLKKYALEGDLVEQIKYELSDELVSTDIVGSSAPSIYDSKATIVRPDGKNAILYIWYDNEYGYSHQVVRLAKYISKVRRYTYY, from the coding sequence ATGAATTTTAACAAAACTTATGAAAAAGAATTAGCCTTTCAAGCAGACCGTAGAAGAGCCACTGTAGAGTTTATTAAAACTGTAAACGACTTATGGTATGACAAATCTATAGAACTAGTGCTTTTTAGAAATCAGCTAATAGATAGAACCGTAAGTCAAATATTAAATTTACATGAATACGCAGGTAAATTTGTGCAAAAACCTATTTCTATTTTTGATTCTGTAGAAATTGCCAGAGCTATAAAAACTCTAGATATTCCACCAGCAAAACTTGATATTGGTAAACTAACTTATGAATTTCATTTAGACGAAAACAAACATGCAAACGCCACTGCTTTTGTTGCAAGAAAACTTAAAGATGCTAATAAAAGCAATGGTATTGAGCCCAAAGACGTAGTACTATATGGTTTTGGTAGAATTGGCAGATTAGTAGCCAGAGAATTAATGGCTAGAACCGGAAAAGGCAGTCAATTACGCCTAAGAGCTATTGTTACTCGAGGTGAAATTAATGAAACCATTCTTGAAAAAAGAGCAGCTTTACTCCGCAATGACTCTGTACACGGAGATTTTCCAGGAACCGTTTTAGTTGATACTAAAAATAGCGCCTTAATTATTAATGGCACTACGGTTAAAATAATTTCATCTAATGCTCCAGAGGATATAGATTATACTAAATTTGATATTAAAAAAGCTTTAGTTATTGATAATACAGGCGCTTTTAGAGATAAACAATCGTTGAGTAGACATTTAAAAGCAAAAGGTATTGATAAAGTATTATTAACTGCACCAGGAAAGGAAATACCAAACATTGTTCATGGTGTAAACCATAATGAGTATAACCCAGACAAAACCAAAATATTTTCGGCTGCTTCTTGTACTACTAATGCCATTACACCTGTTTTAAAAGCTATTGAAGATTCTTTTGGTATAAAATCGGGGCATTTAGAAACCATTCACGCATACACAAACGACCAGAATTTGGTTGATAATTTTCATAAAAAATACCGAAGAGGACGTGCTGCTGCTCTAAATATGGTAATTACAGAAACCGGTGCTGGTAATGCCGTTGCAAAAGCATTACCTAGTTTAAAAGGCAAACTAACCTCTAACGCCATTCGTGTTCCGGTTCCTAACGGTTCATTAGCTATTTTAAATTTAGAACTTGAGAAAAAAACCTCATTAAATGGCATTAATACTGTTTTAAAAAAATATGCTTTAGAAGGTGATTTAGTTGAGCAAATTAAGTATGAATTAAGTGATGAATTAGTATCAACTGATATTGTTGGTAGTTCTGCTCCATCTATCTATGATAGTAAAGCAACTATTGTTAGACCAGACGGTAAAAATGCTATTTTATATATTTGGTATGATAATGAATATGGATATAGTCATCAAGTTGTAAGGCTTGCAAAATATATTTCTAAAGTAAGACGTTATACCTACTATTAA
- a CDS encoding tRNA (guanine-N1)-methyltransferase codes for MNSIKQSTFIFLFLLVSLTSLNAQETQQTQSINDGSINDKFEFVLRKSGNFKGTNGLPYEAVKRSMLLSLQKQTNDSINTLKSKLSKSNTTIINQNKEINDLKSNLSKTQATLDNINKEKDSMALFGMQMSKTGYNMLMWTIIAALLALLIFFIYKFKNSNAITKQAKQNLAEIEEEFDEHRRVALEREQKVRRQLQDEINKQKGA; via the coding sequence ATGAATTCGATTAAGCAATCTACTTTTATATTTCTTTTTTTATTAGTTTCATTAACATCCTTGAATGCTCAGGAAACCCAACAAACTCAATCTATTAATGACGGCTCTATAAATGATAAGTTTGAATTTGTTTTAAGAAAATCTGGAAATTTTAAAGGCACCAACGGACTACCTTATGAAGCTGTTAAACGTAGTATGCTACTTAGTTTACAAAAACAAACCAACGACTCTATAAATACTTTAAAGAGTAAATTATCAAAGTCAAATACCACGATAATAAATCAGAACAAAGAAATTAATGATTTAAAAAGTAATTTATCTAAAACACAAGCCACTTTAGATAACATAAACAAAGAAAAAGATAGTATGGCTTTGTTTGGAATGCAAATGAGTAAAACAGGGTATAATATGCTTATGTGGACTATTATAGCTGCTTTACTAGCTTTACTAATTTTCTTTATTTATAAGTTTAAAAATAGCAATGCTATTACTAAACAAGCAAAACAAAACTTAGCTGAAATTGAAGAAGAGTTTGATGAACACAGAAGAGTTGCTTTAGAAAGAGAACAAAAAGTAAGACGTCAATTACAAGACGAAATTAATAAGCAAAAAGGCGCTTAA
- a CDS encoding RNA polymerase sigma factor, giving the protein MFKVDIIEQCKQNNRKAQLQLYNQYCHGMYVVAKRFLKDANDAEDVVQEAFIKAFSKLNQYKAEVTFGAWLKRIVVNKSIDFLKSKKQQLVELEEVHLKVIDTPVNDKWLVDDAITIHDVKEAINKLPDKYQYVIMLYLIEGYDHQEISEILNISEVASRTQLSRGKVKLQELLKHKTHGARY; this is encoded by the coding sequence ATGTTTAAAGTTGACATTATTGAACAATGTAAACAAAACAACCGAAAAGCTCAATTGCAGTTATACAACCAGTACTGCCATGGTATGTATGTTGTAGCTAAAAGGTTTTTAAAAGATGCTAATGATGCTGAAGATGTAGTGCAAGAGGCTTTTATTAAAGCTTTTTCTAAGCTAAATCAATATAAAGCAGAAGTTACTTTTGGTGCTTGGTTAAAACGTATTGTAGTTAATAAGAGTATAGACTTTTTAAAATCTAAAAAACAACAACTTGTTGAATTAGAAGAGGTGCATCTAAAAGTAATTGATACTCCCGTTAACGACAAATGGTTAGTAGATGATGCCATTACAATACATGATGTAAAAGAAGCCATTAACAAGTTACCAGATAAATATCAATATGTAATTATGTTGTATTTAATAGAGGGCTATGATCATCAAGAAATATCAGAAATTTTAAATATTTCTGAAGTGGCATCTAGAACGCAATTATCTAGAGGAAAAGTAAAACTACAAGAACTATTAAAACATAAAACTCATGGCGCAAGATATTAG
- a CDS encoding DUF2911 domain-containing protein encodes MNAFLKRVLILLSIIALGLFLYSVFVENIFEKRLSPKDTVKFELNDLELNVFYNRPYKKGREIFGGLVPYNKVWRTGANEATTFETNKTLKINNMVLPVGKYTLWTVPKDSTWTVMFNSKQYEWGVDSEMNPMWDPNYDVINVEVPVQKLETVVEQFTIAFDNSTDNLFLTMAWDDVKIAIPLKS; translated from the coding sequence ATGAACGCCTTCTTAAAACGTGTATTAATTTTACTTTCTATAATAGCTCTAGGGCTATTTTTATATTCTGTTTTTGTTGAAAATATTTTTGAAAAACGCCTGAGTCCTAAAGATACTGTAAAATTTGAGTTGAATGATTTAGAACTTAACGTTTTCTATAACAGACCTTACAAAAAAGGCAGAGAAATTTTTGGTGGCCTTGTACCTTATAATAAAGTTTGGAGAACAGGAGCAAATGAAGCTACAACATTTGAAACCAATAAAACACTTAAAATTAACAACATGGTTTTACCTGTTGGTAAATATACGCTATGGACTGTACCTAAAGATTCTACGTGGACAGTAATGTTTAACTCTAAACAGTACGAATGGGGTGTAGACTCTGAAATGAATCCAATGTGGGATCCTAATTATGATGTTATAAATGTTGAAGTTCCAGTTCAAAAACTAGAAACTGTAGTGGAGCAATTTACCATAGCTTTTGATAATTCTACCGATAATTTATTTTTAACCATGGCTTGGGATGATGTTAAAATTGCTATTCCCCTAAAAAGTTAA
- the meaB gene encoding methylmalonyl Co-A mutase-associated GTPase MeaB translates to MAKSKKTALQKTDGVSISEITNKDSIKKLNKKRHANINTDALVTSILNKDIAALSRAITLVESKNPKHLNKANTIIEACLPHANKSVRIGITGVPGVGKSTFIETFGKHLTSLGKRVAVLAIDPSSSVTKGSILGDKTRMEALVRDKNAYIRPSASGDSLGGVARKTRETITLCEAAGFDVIIIETVGVGQSETTVHSMVDFFLLLKLAGAGDELQGIKRGIIEMADAIAINKADGTNLKAAKLAKTEFARALHLYPKKASNWQPKVTVCSAIENRGIDNIWNIISDYVETTTKNNYFIAKRNEQNKYWLIQTIEQQLKAVFFNNPKIKAELQKQLKLIENNKTTPFVAADYLLKLNT, encoded by the coding sequence GTGGCAAAATCAAAAAAAACAGCACTACAAAAAACAGATGGTGTTTCTATTTCAGAAATCACCAATAAAGATTCTATAAAAAAACTCAATAAAAAAAGGCATGCTAATATTAATACTGATGCCTTAGTTACTTCAATTTTAAACAAAGACATTGCTGCTTTAAGTAGAGCCATAACCTTAGTTGAAAGCAAAAACCCAAAACACTTAAACAAAGCCAATACTATTATAGAAGCCTGTTTACCTCATGCTAATAAATCTGTTAGAATTGGTATTACGGGGGTGCCTGGTGTTGGTAAAAGTACGTTTATAGAAACCTTTGGGAAACACTTAACAAGCTTAGGAAAACGTGTAGCTGTATTAGCTATAGACCCCAGTAGTTCTGTTACAAAAGGAAGTATTTTGGGAGACAAAACACGTATGGAAGCTTTGGTTAGAGATAAAAATGCTTATATACGTCCGTCTGCCTCTGGTGATTCTTTAGGAGGGGTTGCCAGAAAAACAAGAGAAACCATTACCCTCTGTGAAGCGGCAGGTTTTGATGTTATTATTATTGAAACTGTTGGTGTTGGTCAAAGTGAAACCACTGTACATAGTATGGTAGATTTCTTTTTATTATTAAAACTTGCTGGTGCTGGTGATGAATTACAAGGTATTAAACGTGGTATTATTGAAATGGCTGATGCTATTGCCATTAACAAAGCCGATGGTACTAATTTAAAAGCAGCAAAACTAGCAAAAACTGAATTTGCCAGAGCACTTCACCTCTACCCTAAAAAAGCATCAAACTGGCAACCAAAAGTTACTGTTTGTAGTGCTATTGAAAATAGAGGTATTGATAATATTTGGAATATTATTTCTGATTATGTTGAAACAACTACAAAAAACAATTATTTTATTGCAAAGCGAAATGAGCAAAATAAATACTGGCTTATTCAAACAATTGAACAACAATTAAAAGCAGTTTTTTTTAATAACCCTAAAATTAAAGCGGAATTACAAAAACAATTGAAACTTATTGAAAACAATAAAACAACGCCTTTTGTTGCCGCAGATTATTTGTTAAAATTAAACACTTAA
- a CDS encoding phosphatase PAP2 family protein — MLEEILKYDTELFLYLNNLGTESWDWLWLIITDKLTFIPLYGLLLFLLYKKYGLKSLLVFVIVVALMITFTDQITNVFKRGFERPRPCRVLDQMRFIAVRCGKYGFFSGHSSNSMAAAVFAGLLLRPYYKNAIFILLFWSAVVAYSRIYVGVHYPTDIFCGLTFGAISGFIFYKLSKFLLKRYVTT; from the coding sequence ATGTTAGAGGAAATTTTAAAGTATGATACAGAGTTGTTTCTATACTTAAATAATTTAGGGACAGAAAGTTGGGATTGGCTTTGGTTAATTATTACAGATAAACTTACATTCATTCCGCTATACGGATTACTGCTATTTTTACTGTATAAAAAATATGGATTAAAATCATTATTAGTTTTTGTAATTGTTGTAGCCCTAATGATAACATTTACAGATCAAATAACAAACGTGTTTAAACGAGGTTTTGAAAGACCTAGACCCTGCAGAGTATTAGACCAAATGCGCTTTATAGCAGTACGTTGTGGTAAATATGGGTTCTTTTCAGGGCATTCATCAAACTCTATGGCTGCTGCGGTTTTTGCAGGTTTATTACTTAGGCCATATTATAAAAATGCTATTTTCATTCTATTGTTTTGGAGCGCTGTAGTTGCTTATAGTAGAATTTATGTGGGAGTACATTATCCAACAGATATTTTTTGTGGTTTAACTTTTGGAGCTATCTCCGGGTTTATCTTTTATAAATTATCTAAATTTTTATTGAAACGTTACGTAACTACTTAA